Below is a genomic region from Deltaproteobacteria bacterium.
TGCAGTCTGAAAGATGTGATTGATAATGTAACTTGGGAGTTAAAAGATAGAAGCGGCAAAATATTAAAGCCCACTGATGAGATGCCTTTTACTCCTACTCCTACTATAGATGAGTTGAAGGAATTGAGAATGAAGGTGGATCCAACGAGAATTTACCTCTCCAGAAAGACAGTAAGAGAAGTGGCGCAGGAAAAGGAAACGGGCAAACCTGTTCTTGTCAAGGTAGCCACTTAGTTAAGAAATAAGACTTGGGGGTGATGTGCACATCACCCCCAAGGTGGTTTGGGGAGATAAAATGAAGTGTAAATTTTGCGGCAGAGAAATGAGGAAAGTGGTAACGCCTTTCAAAAGACCGGTTAAGGGGGAATATTTAAAGGTAAAGGATGTTGAGGTTTATAGATGTCCGGGTTGTGGTGCAACTTATTTCCCCAGAGAAACGATACAGTGGTGTGGGAAGAAAACAGGCGAAAGATTAGTTGAAGTAGCCAAAGAAAGAGGATATGTCAAAGATTTCGAAAGAGAAGTTGCAGAACGAAAAAAAGTAGACTTAGAAAATGCAATCAGAAGAGGAGACATTAAGAAAAGAAAAAATGTACCGTTTAAAGTTTTCACCTAATAAGCATTTTTTATCCAGTTAATTCCTTCATTTTCTAAAAAAGAGATAATATCAAATCTCATAGCTGTGTTTTCTGTGTTTAAGCGCATTTTTTGTAAAAAAAGCAGGGCAACATT
It encodes:
- a CDS encoding YgiT-type zinc finger protein — translated: MKCKFCGREMRKVVTPFKRPVKGEYLKVKDVEVYRCPGCGATYFPRETIQWCGKKTGERLVEVAKERGYVKDFEREVAERKKVDLENAIRRGDIKKRKNVPFKVFT